TGACCTGCGGGGTGAAGCTGCGAATGCCCAGCGACTGCAGAATCTGCTGCGCGGTGAGCACCTCTTCAGTGCGGTCGCCGCCCGGCTTGGGCGTGAGCGAGACGCGGATGGTGTCGCCAATGCCCTGGAGCAGCAGCGGCGCGAGGCCGGCCGTGGAGGCCACGATGCCCTTCATGCCCATGCCGGCTTCGGTGAGGCCGAGGTGCAGCGGATATTCGCAGCGCGCGGCCAGCATCTGGTAGACGTCGATGAGGTCGAGCACGCCGCTGACTTTGCCGCTGATGATGATCTGGTCGCTGCGCAAACCGTACTGCTCGGCGGCGGCGGCGGAATCAAGCGCGCTGCGGCACATGGCTTCCATCATGACGTCGCGGGCCGGCAGGGGATTGGAGAGCTTCGAGTTCTCGTCCATCATGCGCGTGAGCAACGCCTGGTCGAGCGAACCCCAGTTGACGCCAATGCGCACGGGCTTCTGATTCTCAACCGCGCACTCGATCATGGTGCGGAAGTTGTCATCGTCTTTGCGGCCGATGGAGACGTTGCCGGGATTGATGCGGTACTTGGCGAGCGCGCGGGCGCACTCCGGATATTTCTTGAGCAACTGGTGGCCGTTGTAGTGGAAGTCGCCGACGATCGGCACGTCGATGCCGAGCTTGTCGAGGCCCTCCACAATGGCCGGAACGGCTTTGGCGGCTTCGTCGTTGTTGACGGTGACGCGCACCAGTTCAGAACCAGCCGTGGCCAGCGCGGCCACCTGCTGAATGGTCGAGGCCACGTCGGCGGTATCGGTGTTGGTCATCGACTGCACGACGACAGGCGCATCAGAGCCGACGCGCACCTTGCCAATTTTGACCGTATGGGTCTTTCTACGCTGCATCTGCGGCATGGGAATCCTCAGGCTTTAGTTTATCGCGAAGGCCGAAGTTCGAGAGGGTTGGACGGGAGGTGGGGAATTTCTATTGGACAGCTCTCAACGGCTTCATTTACCTATGTAAATGCATTTACTGGGCCGTGCGGGAGCCTTTCTGCCCGGCGCGCCGTGTTCCGATTCCGCTTGCCTTGAGGAGACTCTCATCATGCCTGTGACCCGCCGCGAATTTGTTCGCCATGCTGCCGCGACCGCCGCTGTCGCCGCCAGTGCCCCACGCCTTCTGGCGCAGTCTGTGAATGTTGCAAGCGGCGCGCTGGTCGATGCCGGTATGGAGCACCAGGTGATGGACGGCTTCGGCTTCTCCGAGGCCTTTCACCAGGCGCGCAACCTGCAGGATATGCCGGAGCCGGCGCGCACCCAGTTGCTCGACCTGCTCTATGACCAGAAGAAGGGCCTGGGCTTCTCGATTTTGCGCAACATTATCGGCGACGGCGGAGCGGGGCAGAAGTCGCGCAACGGCTCCTCGGGCACGATCGAGCCCGCGCCCGGCGAGTGGAACTGGA
The DNA window shown above is from Acidobacterium capsulatum ATCC 51196 and carries:
- the ispG gene encoding flavodoxin-dependent (E)-4-hydroxy-3-methylbut-2-enyl-diphosphate synthase yields the protein MPQMQRRKTHTVKIGKVRVGSDAPVVVQSMTNTDTADVASTIQQVAALATAGSELVRVTVNNDEAAKAVPAIVEGLDKLGIDVPIVGDFHYNGHQLLKKYPECARALAKYRINPGNVSIGRKDDDNFRTMIECAVENQKPVRIGVNWGSLDQALLTRMMDENSKLSNPLPARDVMMEAMCRSALDSAAAAEQYGLRSDQIIISGKVSGVLDLIDVYQMLAARCEYPLHLGLTEAGMGMKGIVASTAGLAPLLLQGIGDTIRVSLTPKPGGDRTEEVLTAQQILQSLGIRSFTPQVTACPGCGRTTSTFFQELAQQIQDYLRESMPVWRAQYPGVEELKLAVMGCVVNGPGESKHANIGISLPGTFEEPKAPVYVDGRLLTTLRGDTIVSDFQKILDDYVKNRYGSSQSEAELVEVH